TACAGTTCCTTTTCTTGCAACACGCGCAACAGCTTGCTCTGCAGAGGCATGGGCATATCCCCGATTTCATCGAGGAACAGTGTGCCTTTTCCCGCGACCTCAAACAAGCCCGGTTTTCCACCCTTTCGCGCTCCTGTGAATGAGCCTTCCTCGTAACCGAACAACTCGCTTTCCATCAAATGCTCAGGGATTGCTGCGCAATTAATCGAAAGGAACGGCTCGTCACGACGCGGGCTTGCCTGATGAATGGCTTTGGCAAAGAGCTCCTTTCCGGTTCCACTTTCACCTTGGAGCAGGACAGTCGAATCACTGGCTGCCACACGTCTTGCCACTTCCTTTGCCTGCACAATGGCAGGACTGTTTCCACCGATCATCCGAAAAGGGTCGGGCTCCGAATATCCACTCACCTGCCTTGCGATTTGCACGACTTCCTGTACATCATCAAGCGTAATCACCCATTCTTTGACCGTTCCTTCCAGTAGAATGGGCTTGATGGCAAACAAAAAGGTCTTGTCTTCCTGCCCGATGGACAAAACGACCTGCTTTGGCGCAGATTGCCCAGCATCTGCACGGCGAATGGCATCTATCCATTCTGCCGTCTGACTGTCGTCGTGATCGAGCTGCAAATATTGACGGGCACGCTGGTTCGCTTGCATGATCCGATTGTCTTGATCGACGAGAAACATAGCCTTGTCCATTTCATCCATAACGACACGCAGCTTTTCTACCGTATGCAACTGCTCGACGTACAAGCAATGCTCTTTTAACTTAATGGCGATCAGCTCAGCCATTTTTTGCAAATAGGTCAATATCGCATCCACATCTGCAAACAACCGCTCGCGTTGCTCCTCATCGAAAGCGAGCAAGCCGATCACACCTATGTTTTCATTATCTAAATGAATCGGGCAACAAATCTCTCCCGTCTCCCTGCAATTTCCATAATGCATACAAGGACGGCACCGCTCATCCTGCCCGGGATGCATGATCACAACAGGATGCCCGGCGAGCAACGACTCCCGGTAGATATGATCCTCTCCTGCCATCGTTCGCAAAACGCCAGCCTCATTCTTCCCCGTCCCTGCGATCCGCAAAAACTGACTGTCCGCAATCTCTACTTCTACGCGCAGAACCGATGCAACAGCCGAAGCAATCTGTTGCACACTTTCTTGAATATCTCGCAAGGGCATCTGGCTTCCCCTCCCGTCAATCTCTTGCATCCATTATAACGCATCACAGGAGAAGCCAGCCCTCTATGCAATTTTTACCGGCAAAAATCGCAAATTGTCTCCACCAAGATGGCACTCATGTCTACCAAGCTATCCACCTCTACATATTCGACTGCCGCATGCAGCCCAGCTCCCACTGGTCCAAACAAAACTGTAGGGATTCCCGCTTCCTGCAACAATGCTGCGTCCGTCCAACCCGAGAATCCGCACACTTCGGGTGTTTTTCCCGTCACACTCTTACACGCTCCCTGAAGGGCTATATAAACAGGCTCATCTAACCCGACTTCAAACGGCTCCCGCAAAAATGACAGCTCGGCGCTTGCTTGGAACGTCTCATCTTCTGCGCGCAGCTTCTGAAGTAATGCTTCTATTTCATTGGCAATGTCTGCCTCTGTCTCGCCCGGCAACGTCCTTCTCTCCCAGTCGATCCGGCAATAGTTTGGATAGGTGGACAGCTCCGTTCCTCCTTGAATGAGTGATGCATGGACAGATGCCGCACCGAGAATCGGATGAGCGGGACCTTGAGCCAACCTGTCCGAGAGGCGCTCCAGCTCTTGCAGGACTCTGCCCGCCCGAACG
This genomic stretch from Brevibacillus brevis harbors:
- a CDS encoding sigma 54-interacting transcriptional regulator, yielding MPLRDIQESVQQIASAVASVLRVEVEIADSQFLRIAGTGKNEAGVLRTMAGEDHIYRESLLAGHPVVIMHPGQDERCRPCMHYGNCRETGEICCPIHLDNENIGVIGLLAFDEEQRERLFADVDAILTYLQKMAELIAIKLKEHCLYVEQLHTVEKLRVVMDEMDKAMFLVDQDNRIMQANQRARQYLQLDHDDSQTAEWIDAIRRADAGQSAPKQVVLSIGQEDKTFLFAIKPILLEGTVKEWVITLDDVQEVVQIARQVSGYSEPDPFRMIGGNSPAIVQAKEVARRVAASDSTVLLQGESGTGKELFAKAIHQASPRRDEPFLSINCAAIPEHLMESELFGYEEGSFTGARKGGKPGLFEVAGKGTLFLDEIGDMPMPLQSKLLRVLQEKELYRIGGNGKPIRLAARIIAATHLDLQERVDAGLFRLDLYYRLHVIPIHLPSLRERREDILPLANDILLAHANRAGKKLLGFSQETQNVLFHHGWRGNVRELENVIEYAVNMEASPWVQPASLPIRTGMLRESSPHFVKENQGSFDWQKQGLTLKELERAAIDTAMQQIRDRNGRKEEAAALLGISRATLFRKLREYGLT